Sequence from the Aquimarina sp. Aq107 genome:
AAAGCTGTTACAACTACCTCCTCCAGTTGTGCTGCATCCTTTACCAAATCAACATTAATTGTATTATTGTCAGCTATTACTATTTCTTGGGTTGAAAACCCTACATAACTAAAAACCAAAATAGCTCCTCGATTCGCGGTGACTGTATAATTACCGTCAAAATCGGTTTGTGTTCCGTTTGTTGTATTCTTAACTACAATATTCACTCCAGGTAACGGAACCCCCAAATCATCCGCCACTGTACCGGAAATTGTTTTTTGTTGTGCTAATGAAATGCTTGACAAGAAAAAAGCAAGCACCAGCAACTTGTATTGATGTACTTTCATAAATTAAAATTTTCAATAGTTATTTTAAAAGAAATAATGCAATCATAAAAGGAAGGCAAGAATATCTTGATGGCTAACTCAAATACTACATTTCATAAAACTTGAACAAAGCTTATATGGAAATTGCCTATCCTTTTTATGATTACAGTACAAAAGAAGTAATAGAAATCATAAAGTCGGGTAACCCTTATCAAGGTTTACCTTTACCGAATAAACTTTACTTTTTCCGAAGAAAGTTTACTCAAAATATTAGGAAAATTAAGCAATAAGAGATTTTACATACTTGAATGTATTAATACGATTGTATTTCTTGAAGGATTTATTAAGCACAACCTAGTTATTGAAACCAAACACATAAACTATATCTATACTATTAAAAATATTGCGTTTCTTTAGCTTAAAACTTATTGGTTAATTCAGAAAAAAAGGATTCGTATACTTATTAAACTAAATAAGTATTTTACAACATTATAGTATACATATAGGAAAGAATCTGAAGTGTACTATTATTTAACGTATACCATTATTGTCATTCAATAGAAGAAATAATTACCTCTTTTTAATTCTATAGACAAATTTTCGGTGATACTATACGAGGCAAAGAGATTTTACATATTCAAAGGGAGTAATATGATTGTATTTCTTGAAGGATTTATTAAACATAACTTTATTATTAAAACCAATCTCAATAAAAGAAATAGTTATGTCTCTTTAATTCTATATTAGGCAACGAGAGATTTAACATACTCAGAAGGAGTAATATTATTGTATTTCTTGAAGGATTTATTAAATGTAACTTTATTATTAAAACCTACTTCATAAGCGATATCAATAATATTAAATTTTTTATGCTTTTCACCTTTTAAAAGCTCTTTTGCTTCTTCGATTCTATATTTATTAATTAACTCAAAAAAGTTTAAATTAAAATGTTCATTTATTATCTGAGAAGTATTATGCCTCGTTGTGTCCATTAACTCTGAGAGCCCTTGAAGGGTTATATTATTTTGTTTATAGATTTTTTCTTCGTTTAATAAATACAGTAATTTTTCTTTTAATTCTGCAGATAAGCTTTCCGTAAGTCCAGATTTTACATACTTAGTAACAGGTAATTTATTTTGTGGCTTAGTCTTGATCACCTTTAGGCTTCCGAAAATACTAGGTTGAACAAAAGCAGTATAACTTACATACAATACTAATAACGCCATTAATCCAACCTGCATATTGAATAGAAAACCACTGTAAATTTTAGAAATAATTAAAAATGCATAAATACTATATGTGACTATATATACAGAACAAAAAATTACAATATTTCTTTGCCAAACAGATTCAAAACGTAAAACTGATCTCTTGTTTCTAATTGACTTAATATAAATTTTTAAAACCAATCCGCCATAAATCATAAGTGACATCAATTTCACAATAGTGATTAAAGCACCATGCGGAACGGTACCATTTAACATCATTTTTAATTTTTCTTCTGCTGATAAAAAATATACTGGCAACAACAAGAATACAATTAATAATACAGTAGGAACTAA
This genomic interval carries:
- a CDS encoding AraC family transcriptional regulator; translation: MANSKKYIKISLLGIFVLFSISSTIYGFGSNGIIDKENTLSYTQDRYDTKEQYQSVIDRYLNALEEKQADSLSVFQKLAFTYSEMREPELAVQYIDRYVKASLDISFAGHSFFNNISDSEPYQLLANKYLKKVDLWSIFCLYVGFIGFFVAIVLNLRKRSDKVANLLMSFFVLLHSFFILHICALLTNYQYYFSHSLYISTSFSFLYGPLIYFYFKRVINKYVFKTIDLLHLVPTVLLIVFLLLPVYFLSAEEKLKMMLNGTVPHGALITIVKLMSLMIYGGLVLKIYIKSIRNKRSVLRFESVWQRNIVIFCSVYIVTYSIYAFLIISKIYSGFLFNMQVGLMALLVLYVSYTAFVQPSIFGSLKVIKTKPQNKLPVTKYVKSGLTESLSAELKEKLLYLLNEEKIYKQNNITLQGLSELMDTTRHNTSQIINEHFNLNFFELINKYRIEEAKELLKGEKHKKFNIIDIAYEVGFNNKVTFNKSFKKYNNITPSEYVKSLVA